A genomic window from Algoriphagus sp. Y33 includes:
- a CDS encoding GWxTD domain-containing protein: MNCKTSRLLIFLFLFAGTAIPIFAQKTLSSLNQTLRYSRYSRLSLKVIPIKESETSFTLQFQAEKIEESPDFNSFSFTYSILGSYNEEILSDNTTILTSDDLKYDTDRHWVFEKTIEIPGNTETSIALFSALDTRQGDEYYYSTDIKSSYIFDQANFGAYYANNVSFDQNYLNVGESLLFKSNGGPNLHSFYYPVTLEVPYPPMETKPAAVPRELQVIDEGDFLENIPKSFDQIGYYFIQSDTAASSGLLLRTTHEAFPKVRDWDEMVDMVTYISTRKEHENLKSAEDKKKALDAYWIGLTRNPDTAKELIREYFRQIEFANILFTDFKEGWKTDKGMVYVVMGPPEEVNFYLDREEWSYGGTNESSRIRFTFARVKNILSPHYYTLNRSRAYQPVWFKNISIWRSGKMAF; this comes from the coding sequence ATGAACTGTAAAACAAGCCGACTCCTGATTTTTTTGTTTCTCTTTGCAGGAACTGCAATACCCATCTTTGCTCAAAAAACACTAAGCAGTCTAAATCAGACACTTCGCTATTCAAGATACTCTAGACTTTCACTTAAAGTCATCCCTATCAAAGAATCTGAGACGAGTTTTACCCTGCAATTTCAGGCAGAAAAAATCGAAGAAAGCCCGGATTTTAATTCCTTTAGCTTTACCTATTCCATCTTAGGCAGTTACAATGAGGAAATTTTATCAGATAATACTACAATTTTGACCTCGGATGATCTGAAATATGATACGGACAGACATTGGGTATTCGAAAAAACAATTGAGATACCGGGCAACACCGAAACGTCCATCGCATTATTTTCAGCCTTGGACACCAGACAGGGTGACGAATATTACTATTCCACGGACATCAAAAGCAGCTACATCTTCGATCAAGCAAACTTCGGTGCCTATTATGCAAACAATGTGTCCTTTGATCAAAACTACCTCAACGTAGGAGAATCATTACTGTTTAAGTCAAACGGGGGGCCAAATCTTCATAGCTTCTATTACCCTGTCACATTGGAAGTGCCCTATCCTCCGATGGAGACCAAGCCAGCGGCTGTTCCCAGAGAGCTACAAGTCATAGATGAAGGCGATTTCTTGGAAAACATCCCCAAATCCTTTGACCAAATCGGGTACTATTTCATCCAGAGTGATACCGCAGCCAGCTCAGGTCTTTTGTTAAGGACAACCCACGAAGCCTTCCCGAAAGTAAGAGACTGGGACGAAATGGTAGACATGGTTACTTATATTTCTACACGAAAAGAACACGAAAATCTAAAGTCTGCTGAAGACAAAAAGAAAGCGTTGGATGCCTATTGGATCGGGCTTACCAGAAATCCTGATACAGCCAAAGAGCTTATCCGCGAGTATTTTCGGCAGATAGAATTCGCCAATATTTTATTTACAGACTTCAAAGAAGGCTGGAAAACAGACAAAGGCATGGTCTATGTGGTGATGGGACCTCCCGAGGAAGTTAATTTTTATTTAGACCGGGAAGAATGGAGTTATGGAGGAACCAACGAGAGTTCAAGAATTCGCTTTACCTTTGCACGGGTTAAAAACATACTTAGCCCACACTATTACACCTTGAACCGCTCGCGGGCTTATCAGCCGGTTTGGTTCAAAAACATATCCATATGGAGAAGCGGAAAGATGGCTTTTTGA
- a CDS encoding SIS domain-containing protein: MNLAKNIRNTATRVLQNEAQAVLNLVDFLDGDFEACVEHILVSKGRVVITGVGKSAIIANKIVATLNSTGTPALFMHAADAIHGDLGMILEDDIVICISKSGNTPEIKVLVPLLKRLGSKLVALVSNTKSFLAENSDYVLNATISEEACPNNLAPTTSTTAHLALGDALAVCLLEARGFTSEDFAKYHPGGSLGKQLYLRVGDVLGGGEIPLVDENAGLAEVILEISGKRLGATSVVDAKGKLKGIITDGDLRRMLQKSLDIQYLKASDIMSINPKSISTQEYAIRALNMMKNHNITQLVAMNGDKIAGFVHIHELMKEGIV, from the coding sequence TTGAATTTAGCTAAAAATATTAGAAATACAGCCACAAGGGTATTGCAAAACGAGGCTCAGGCCGTGTTAAATCTTGTGGATTTTTTGGATGGCGATTTTGAAGCCTGTGTAGAGCACATTTTGGTTTCCAAAGGCAGGGTGGTAATTACCGGTGTGGGCAAGAGTGCAATCATTGCCAATAAGATTGTCGCTACCTTAAATTCAACGGGGACTCCAGCATTGTTTATGCACGCAGCGGATGCAATCCACGGTGATTTGGGGATGATATTGGAAGATGATATAGTCATTTGCATTTCCAAGAGTGGCAATACGCCGGAGATTAAGGTTTTGGTTCCGCTGCTCAAAAGATTGGGATCCAAACTTGTGGCTTTGGTGAGTAATACCAAAAGCTTCTTGGCTGAGAATTCGGATTATGTATTGAATGCCACTATCAGTGAGGAGGCATGTCCCAACAATCTGGCACCCACTACAAGCACTACAGCACATTTGGCACTTGGAGATGCCTTAGCAGTTTGCCTTCTTGAAGCAAGAGGATTCACTTCTGAGGATTTTGCCAAGTACCATCCGGGCGGGTCATTGGGCAAGCAGTTGTATCTGAGAGTCGGAGATGTGCTGGGTGGGGGAGAAATACCTCTTGTGGACGAAAACGCAGGATTGGCTGAGGTGATACTTGAAATATCAGGAAAAAGACTAGGTGCTACTTCCGTGGTAGATGCGAAAGGGAAGCTGAAAGGGATTATTACGGATGGAGATTTGCGGAGAATGCTTCAAAAATCACTTGATATTCAATATCTTAAGGCTTCAGATATTATGAGCATAAATCCGAAGTCAATTTCAACCCAAGAATACGCCATTCGCGCATTAAATATGATGAAAAATCATAATATCACTCAACTAGTGGCAATGAATGGGGATAAAATCGCCGGTTTTGTCCATATTCATGAATTGATGAAAGAAGGAATCGTTTAA
- a CDS encoding bifunctional 2-polyprenyl-6-hydroxyphenol methylase/3-demethylubiquinol 3-O-methyltransferase UbiG, translating to MATYTTEIASDKLVSDNPIHQRLLKAYIAAQPWISGKLLELGCGEGRGVQTLLPLAESYLGVDKIQEVIDGLKVRYPTVDFQQAVIPPFKGIADSSFDTIVSFQVIEHIPNDRLFLEEIYRVLKPGGKAVISTPNINHTLSRNPWHEREYTPQQLIDLCSSIFDTVEAKGVGGNEKVWAYHEANRKSVQKIMRFDIFDLQHKLPASILRMPYEILNRMNRNKLHQQQGKSVVDITHEDYPIVDDPAKGLDLFYILRKE from the coding sequence ATGGCTACCTATACAACGGAAATCGCCTCTGACAAGTTGGTCAGTGACAATCCTATTCATCAACGCTTACTGAAAGCATACATTGCTGCTCAGCCTTGGATTTCCGGAAAATTGCTGGAATTAGGCTGTGGCGAGGGCCGTGGAGTGCAGACTCTTTTGCCTTTGGCTGAAAGTTATTTGGGGGTGGATAAAATTCAGGAAGTTATCGACGGGCTGAAAGTGAGATACCCCACAGTTGATTTTCAGCAAGCAGTGATTCCACCATTTAAAGGGATAGCTGACAGCTCATTTGATACGATTGTGAGTTTTCAGGTGATTGAACATATTCCAAATGACCGATTGTTTTTGGAAGAAATCTATCGTGTGCTGAAGCCGGGCGGAAAAGCTGTGATTTCCACCCCGAATATCAACCATACACTTTCTCGAAATCCCTGGCATGAGCGTGAATACACTCCGCAGCAGTTGATTGATTTGTGTTCTTCTATTTTTGACACGGTGGAGGCAAAAGGAGTGGGAGGAAATGAAAAAGTATGGGCTTATCATGAAGCCAACAGAAAATCCGTGCAGAAAATCATGCGCTTTGACATTTTTGATCTGCAGCACAAACTGCCTGCATCAATCCTGAGAATGCCTTATGAGATTCTAAATCGTATGAACAGAAACAAGCTTCATCAGCAGCAAGGCAAAAGCGTGGTAGATATTACGCATGAAGATTACCCAATTGTTGATGATCCTGCCAAAGGGCTGGACTTGTTTTATATTCTGAGGAAGGAATAA
- a CDS encoding mannose-1-phosphate guanylyltransferase codes for MHNKPYILIMAGGIGSRFWPYSRRKRPKQFLDILGTGRSLLQMTFDRFTEIAEPEQFVVITYRKYLALVKEQLPELKDHQILTEPMRKNTAPCIAYATYSIHSKDPNAVIIVTPADHLILQEKKFTKTLTKAIEAADDGKLITLGIKPNRPETGYGYIQYIETAETHAFRVKTFIEKPNPKLARTFLESGDFVWNSGMFVWKAESLIQAFEEHMPDMAELFEEGRDVFGTAEEAGFVATAYAQMKNISIDYGIMEKSSQVYVILGDFGWSDLGSWNSLYDMRDKDENNNVVEANAILYDTESSYIKVSGNKLVVVQGLQNYLVNETDNVLLICKLDAEKKFREFVSNAKKKGEDFI; via the coding sequence ATGCACAATAAACCCTATATTCTAATAATGGCCGGTGGTATCGGCTCTCGATTTTGGCCATATAGTCGTAGAAAACGCCCCAAGCAATTTCTGGATATACTAGGTACAGGACGCTCACTCTTGCAAATGACGTTTGATCGGTTCACCGAAATTGCCGAGCCGGAGCAGTTTGTAGTCATTACTTATCGGAAATACCTCGCCCTTGTCAAAGAGCAGCTGCCTGAGCTGAAGGATCATCAGATTCTTACCGAGCCGATGCGGAAAAATACTGCTCCCTGTATTGCATATGCTACCTATAGCATTCATTCCAAAGATCCAAACGCTGTGATTATCGTAACTCCGGCAGATCACCTGATTTTGCAGGAAAAGAAATTTACCAAGACACTTACGAAAGCTATTGAGGCTGCCGATGACGGAAAATTAATCACGCTTGGGATCAAGCCGAATAGGCCCGAGACGGGCTATGGCTACATACAGTATATAGAAACGGCCGAGACTCATGCATTCAGGGTCAAAACATTTATTGAAAAACCAAATCCAAAACTGGCAAGAACATTTTTGGAAAGCGGAGATTTTGTGTGGAATTCAGGGATGTTTGTCTGGAAAGCGGAGAGTCTGATTCAGGCTTTTGAAGAACATATGCCGGACATGGCGGAGTTGTTCGAAGAGGGGAGAGATGTTTTTGGTACAGCAGAAGAAGCCGGGTTTGTGGCCACTGCCTATGCCCAAATGAAAAATATCTCGATTGATTATGGGATCATGGAAAAATCAAGTCAGGTTTATGTGATTCTTGGGGATTTCGGATGGTCAGATTTGGGCTCATGGAATAGCCTATATGATATGAGAGATAAGGATGAAAACAACAATGTGGTGGAGGCAAATGCAATCCTCTACGACACTGAAAGTAGCTACATCAAAGTAAGCGGAAATAAGCTGGTGGTAGTTCAAGGTCTACAGAACTATCTTGTGAATGAGACGGATAATGTGCTGTTGATCTGCAAACTTGACGCTGAGAAAAAATTCCGTGAATTTGTGTCAAACGCAAAAAAGAAAGGAGAAGACTTTATATAA
- a CDS encoding peptidylprolyl isomerase, producing the protein MKKTLYTISLVLFLGSCHSLSKSNVSKKDLQKDIELVTNKGSIVLRLYDDTPLSRNNFLKLVKEGIYDNDSILFHRVIEKFMIQAGEANDIDAFKKKRKLLEFPEVVPAEITDTHFHKRGALGAAREGDDENPEQNGSFIQFYIVQGRTYTDSTLAVAEKRINNMLAYNHVINNPANKSIFTTYQELLKNRNPTDKEAIKGIKSKLDSLTEIEQKQMVPYSYPESHREAYKTVGGAAHLDQNYTVFGEVISGMDVVDKIAESKTNQQDRPLENIMILSTRLIKRQE; encoded by the coding sequence ATGAAGAAAACTTTATACACAATTTCATTAGTTCTCTTTTTGGGCAGCTGCCATTCGCTCAGCAAATCCAACGTGAGCAAAAAAGACCTACAGAAAGACATAGAACTAGTCACGAATAAGGGATCTATAGTTTTGAGACTCTATGATGACACGCCCCTAAGCCGCAATAATTTCCTCAAATTAGTCAAAGAAGGTATATATGACAATGACAGCATACTTTTTCATCGTGTGATTGAAAAATTTATGATTCAGGCTGGGGAAGCAAATGACATAGACGCATTTAAGAAAAAGAGAAAGCTGCTTGAGTTTCCAGAGGTAGTACCTGCTGAGATCACTGACACACATTTTCATAAGAGAGGGGCACTCGGTGCAGCAAGGGAAGGCGATGACGAGAACCCAGAGCAAAACGGAAGTTTCATTCAGTTCTACATCGTACAGGGACGGACGTACACAGATAGTACATTAGCAGTCGCAGAAAAGCGCATTAATAACATGCTCGCTTACAATCATGTCATCAACAATCCTGCAAATAAATCAATTTTCACTACGTATCAGGAATTACTGAAAAATCGTAATCCAACTGATAAAGAAGCTATTAAAGGGATTAAAAGTAAATTAGATTCCTTAACAGAAATTGAGCAAAAGCAAATGGTTCCATACAGCTATCCTGAATCACATCGGGAAGCATATAAAACAGTAGGAGGAGCTGCTCATTTGGATCAGAATTACACGGTGTTTGGCGAGGTGATTTCAGGTATGGATGTCGTGGACAAAATAGCCGAATCCAAAACCAATCAACAGGATAGACCACTGGAAAATATTATGATCCTGTCGACACGTTTGATCAAAAGGCAAGAGTAA
- a CDS encoding MmcQ/YjbR family DNA-binding protein: MTLEHYREYCLAKPGVTEDTPFDQDALCFRVGKKIFSICSISEFQYINLKCDPERAVELREQYDGITPGYHMNKKQWNSVSTTGNVPDRLILELVDHSYELIFGSLTKKLQAEIRP, from the coding sequence ATGACCCTAGAACATTACCGTGAGTATTGCCTTGCAAAACCTGGAGTGACCGAAGACACGCCTTTTGATCAGGATGCACTTTGCTTTCGGGTAGGCAAGAAGATTTTTTCGATCTGCTCCATTTCAGAGTTTCAGTACATCAATCTCAAATGTGATCCCGAGCGGGCAGTGGAATTAAGAGAACAGTACGATGGAATAACGCCGGGCTATCATATGAACAAGAAGCAATGGAATTCGGTGAGTACAACTGGGAATGTGCCTGATCGATTGATCCTAGAATTGGTGGATCATTCTTACGAACTTATCTTTGGCAGCTTGACCAAAAAACTGCAAGCTGAAATTCGCCCATGA
- the rlmB gene encoding 23S rRNA (guanosine(2251)-2'-O)-methyltransferase RlmB, which produces MEKRKDGFLIEKGEHEKDFIFGTRAVMESIHAGKDIDKVLVQKEINNDLIKELIKLCKDEKIPVVRVPDAKLNRITRKNHQGVVAQMSSIEYASLDHVIESCFNLGKAPLILILDRITDVRNFGAIARTAECAGVDAIVIPEKGSAQINSDAIKTSVGALNFLPVVRVRNLFYTCRDLQKSGLVLVAITEKTDKTMYDTDLSVPVAMVMGSEEDGISTELMGIVDEKVKIPMAGRIESLNVSVSAGVAIYEAIRQRTQGLS; this is translated from the coding sequence ATGGAGAAGCGGAAAGATGGCTTTTTGATTGAAAAAGGCGAACACGAAAAAGACTTTATTTTTGGCACAAGAGCGGTGATGGAATCTATCCACGCAGGCAAAGACATTGACAAGGTGTTGGTCCAGAAGGAAATCAACAATGATTTGATCAAGGAACTGATCAAGCTTTGCAAAGACGAAAAAATCCCTGTAGTCCGCGTTCCTGATGCAAAACTCAACAGAATCACGCGTAAAAACCATCAGGGCGTAGTAGCCCAGATGTCTTCCATAGAATATGCGTCTTTGGATCACGTGATCGAAAGCTGCTTTAACTTAGGAAAGGCTCCTCTAATATTGATTCTTGACAGGATCACTGATGTAAGAAACTTTGGAGCTATCGCCAGAACAGCGGAATGCGCAGGCGTAGATGCTATAGTAATCCCGGAAAAAGGAAGTGCCCAGATCAATTCTGACGCTATCAAAACTTCTGTGGGGGCATTGAATTTCCTTCCTGTGGTAAGGGTAAGAAACCTTTTTTACACCTGTAGAGATCTTCAAAAATCGGGCTTGGTCTTGGTAGCCATCACCGAAAAGACAGACAAAACAATGTATGATACCGACTTATCTGTTCCTGTGGCTATGGTAATGGGATCAGAGGAAGATGGGATTTCTACTGAGCTGATGGGGATTGTAGATGAAAAAGTCAAAATCCCCATGGCAGGAAGAATTGAAAGCCTCAATGTGTCTGTATCGGCCGGTGTAGCTATTTACGAAGCGATCAGGCAGAGAACACAAGGGTTGTCGTAG
- a CDS encoding sterol desaturase family protein yields the protein MEKYIKAISDGYYGYWNYFIGEILNPSWHNYFYWLVGVSLAIYGLEVLFPWRKNQPVLREHFWLDIFYLFWNYFLFALVAYNALSMVAVEAFNDFLGLFGITNTVAVKVDQLPGWVQLVIIFIVRDFMQWAIHRMYHHVGWMWEFHKVHHSTREMGFAALLRYHWMENILYRTLEYIPLAMIGFGITDFFIVHIFTLVLGQLGHANLKIPLGPFKYIINGPQMHLWHHARELPESHPHGFNYGISLSLWDFLFRTNYWPSDDENLLVGLPDEEKFPEDFIGQTIVPFKRIFRKRKK from the coding sequence ATGGAAAAATACATCAAAGCAATTTCGGACGGCTATTACGGCTATTGGAATTACTTTATTGGAGAAATCCTCAATCCAAGTTGGCACAATTACTTCTATTGGCTTGTGGGAGTCTCTTTGGCAATTTATGGGCTGGAGGTTCTTTTTCCGTGGAGAAAAAACCAGCCTGTACTTCGAGAGCATTTCTGGCTGGATATCTTCTATCTTTTCTGGAATTACTTCCTTTTTGCACTTGTCGCCTATAATGCCTTGTCTATGGTGGCAGTGGAAGCTTTCAACGACTTTCTTGGCTTATTCGGCATCACAAACACTGTTGCCGTTAAAGTAGATCAGCTTCCGGGATGGGTTCAGCTGGTGATTATATTCATAGTCAGAGACTTTATGCAGTGGGCGATTCATCGCATGTATCATCATGTAGGGTGGATGTGGGAATTTCATAAAGTCCATCATAGCACCCGTGAGATGGGATTCGCCGCCCTACTCCGCTATCACTGGATGGAAAACATACTTTACCGTACACTTGAATACATACCCCTGGCGATGATCGGTTTTGGAATCACGGACTTTTTCATTGTCCACATCTTTACGCTCGTTCTCGGCCAACTAGGCCATGCTAATCTGAAAATTCCGCTGGGCCCTTTCAAATACATCATAAATGGACCTCAAATGCACCTTTGGCACCATGCGAGAGAATTGCCTGAAAGTCACCCACATGGATTCAATTACGGGATTTCTCTGAGTCTTTGGGATTTCCTTTTTCGGACAAATTACTGGCCTTCGGATGATGAAAATCTTCTCGTAGGACTGCCGGACGAGGAAAAATTTCCTGAGGATTTTATAGGGCAGACCATAGTGCCATTTAAGCGGATTTTTAGGAAAAGGAAGAAATAA
- a CDS encoding ABC transporter ATP-binding protein: protein MSYFSISNVSKSYDDLAALHTFSLELAQGEFLAIVGESGSGKSTLLKIMAGLEAQDAGEVFLEGNPILNPNQKIVSGYDEIRLIHQNFHLYPNSTVEENISRQLLHYEKTYAKSRVEHLLQLLGLKAFRDRYPRQLSGGQKQKVAIGKAMAVEPDILLLDEPFSSLDTIQTHHLISELKEIFLDTGTTVIFVTHDLDDALRLTDNLIILQKGKVVQKGTSRQLCEKPKSKYVAQLFSPINKLPDQKNSYIRPADVKLKTKGGILAHVMDSRFLVHYNSLQVKLKESGITWEVDDPHRKYEKGDRVYLSWEDSSVMGF from the coding sequence ATGAGTTATTTTTCCATCTCCAATGTTTCTAAATCCTACGACGATCTAGCTGCTCTGCATACCTTTTCCTTGGAATTGGCACAGGGTGAATTTCTTGCCATTGTAGGAGAAAGCGGATCAGGGAAAAGTACGCTGCTGAAAATAATGGCCGGACTGGAAGCTCAGGATGCGGGAGAAGTTTTCTTGGAAGGGAACCCTATTTTGAATCCGAACCAGAAAATTGTTTCAGGTTACGATGAAATCAGACTGATTCATCAAAACTTCCATTTGTATCCCAATTCCACTGTGGAGGAGAATATCTCGAGGCAATTGCTTCATTACGAGAAAACCTATGCGAAAAGTAGAGTAGAACACCTACTTCAGCTTCTTGGCCTGAAAGCTTTTCGAGATCGATATCCCCGTCAGCTTTCCGGAGGACAGAAACAAAAAGTGGCAATAGGAAAAGCAATGGCCGTGGAGCCTGATATTTTATTGCTAGACGAGCCCTTTTCTTCACTTGACACCATCCAGACCCATCATTTGATTTCTGAATTGAAAGAAATATTTCTGGACACAGGAACCACAGTGATTTTTGTGACACACGATTTGGACGATGCTCTGAGATTGACAGATAACCTGATTATTCTGCAAAAAGGGAAAGTTGTCCAAAAAGGTACTTCCAGACAGCTCTGTGAGAAGCCCAAAAGTAAGTATGTGGCGCAACTATTTAGCCCTATTAACAAACTTCCCGACCAAAAAAATAGCTATATCAGACCTGCAGATGTGAAGCTGAAGACGAAAGGAGGAATATTGGCCCATGTGATGGATTCCCGTTTTCTGGTACATTATAATTCTCTTCAGGTGAAGCTCAAAGAAAGTGGCATCACTTGGGAAGTAGATGATCCTCATCGAAAATATGAGAAGGGGGACCGTGTTTATCTGAGTTGGGAGGATTCAAGCGTGATGGGTTTTTAA
- a CDS encoding MarC family protein — translation MDNLLAFTLSVFTGFFAIMNPIANVPIFASLTDDLDKATKRSISKRATFTAFVIVVVFVVLGKFIFEIFGITIPAFKITGGILIFFVGFEMLQSKKSSVKHIKEPETDENIAISPLAIPILAGPGTIVTAMNFASQGNYLNIIIVIAVFAVLCLMTHIAFELGDQIVKRLGKNLIVVIGKIMGLIIAIIGTNMIISGIKAAFFE, via the coding sequence ATGGATAACCTCCTAGCTTTTACCCTATCAGTTTTTACAGGATTTTTTGCGATCATGAATCCGATTGCAAACGTGCCTATTTTTGCCTCACTGACAGATGATCTGGACAAAGCCACCAAAAGAAGCATCAGCAAAAGAGCAACGTTTACGGCTTTTGTGATTGTGGTGGTTTTTGTGGTCTTGGGAAAATTTATTTTTGAAATCTTTGGCATAACCATTCCTGCGTTCAAAATCACCGGCGGAATATTGATTTTCTTTGTGGGCTTCGAGATGCTTCAATCCAAAAAATCAAGCGTCAAACACATCAAAGAGCCTGAAACTGACGAGAATATCGCAATTTCACCACTTGCGATCCCTATCCTTGCAGGCCCGGGGACGATAGTAACTGCGATGAATTTTGCCTCACAGGGCAATTACCTTAATATTATAATAGTTATCGCCGTGTTTGCAGTGTTGTGTTTAATGACCCACATAGCCTTTGAATTGGGGGATCAAATTGTGAAGAGATTAGGGAAAAACCTGATTGTGGTGATCGGAAAGATCATGGGATTGATCATTGCCATCATCGGCACCAACATGATTATCTCAGGGATCAAAGCAGCATTTTTTGAATAA